A window from Malassezia restricta chromosome I, complete sequence encodes these proteins:
- a CDS encoding ethanolaminephosphotransferase, protein MYHFLGAEHRARLKEYRYASQGSSLVSTYVLGPYWNWLVTLFPLSIAPNTLTLSGLLLVVANYFSLLFLDGELEKATQLRAHTSVQDGALPTVLLLPGGGLPDALRATQPTTESPIPSWMLFVWAICLFLYQSMDAIDGKQARRTGMAGPLGELFDHGCDALNTMLEVVLAASALGFGRSYWTLICLICSLTSFFLTTWEEYHTHVLFLSSFSGPVEGILIICALYTCAGAFGSGVFVQGVLNVLRVSHIDWVRTHIAWANVPLGDLVMLLACLGLLVNAWQAYRNVRGHCRSQHMSTLAPLAGLVPFVIQIVSHMAWASGRDAQVMVHGHLFMAFLMTWGLSFAYLVGLVILAHVCRTPYPYWNVFMLPSMVLGLDAWLPQPILQATLPQTVQRVYYVLGLTIAGYAYFVYDVIRTITTETGKPCFRVVKAHEQ, encoded by the coding sequence ATGTACCACTTCCTAGGAGCAGAGCACCGGGCCCGCCTGAAGGAGTACAGGTATGCGAGTCAGGGctcgtcgctcgtgtcgACATATGTGCTTGGACCGTACTGGAACTGGCTTGTGACCCTGTTTCCCCTGTCGATCGCGCCCAATACGCTCACGCTCAGTGGTCTGCTCCTAGTTGTCGCCAACTACTTCTCTTTGCTGTTTCTCGATGGCGAGCTTGAGAAGGCTACGCAGTTGCGTGCGCATACCTCTGTCCAGGATGGAGCCTTACCGACGGTGCTACTGCTGCCTGGTGGCGGTCTGCCGGATGCGCtacgagcgacgcagcctACGACCGAGTCGCCCATTCCGTCCTGGATGCTCTTCGTGTGGGCTATCTGCCTATTCCTGTACCAGAGCATGGATGCCATTGACGGAAAACAGGCACGCCGAACGGGCATGGCCGGTCCCCTAGGCGAACTGTTCGATCATGGCTGCGATGCTTTAAATACGATGCTGGAAGTCGTGCTCGCCGCGTCTGCCCTCGGCTTTGGCCGTTCGTATTGGACCCTCATCTGCCTCATTTGTTCGTTGACCAGCTTCTTTCTCACGACGTGGGAAGAGTATCACACGCATGTGCTGTTCCTGTCGTCGTTCTCCGGCCCTGTGGAGGGCATTCTCATCATCTGTGCGCTGTATAcgtgcgctggcgcgtTTGGCTCCGGCGTGTTTGTTCAGGGCGTCCTGAATGTGCTGCGCGTCTCGCACATCGACTGGGTCCGCACGCATATCGCATGGGCGAATGTGCCGCTGGGTGATCTGGTGATGCTGCTCGCGTGTCTGGGCCTCTTGGTCAATGCATGGCAGGCGTACCGCAACGTCCGAGGCCACTGTCGCTCACAGCACAtgtcgacgctcgcgccgTTAGCAGGCCTTGTGCCCTTCGTGATCCAAATTGTGTCGCACATGGCCTGGGCCTCTGGTCGCGATGCACAGGTcatggtgcatggccaCCTCTTTATGGCCTTCCTCATGACCTGGGGCCTGAGTTTTGCGTACCTTGTGGGCCTCGTGATCCTGGCTCATGTGTGCCGCACGCCGTACCCGTACTGGAACGTATTCatgctgccgagcatggtgctgggcctcgATGCGTGGCTTCCGCAGCCCATCCTTCAGGCCACGCTCCCCCAGACCGTGCAGCGTGTGTACTACGTGCTAGGCCTGACCATCGCCGGCTACGCCTACTTTGTGTACGATGTGATTCGCACGATCACGACTGAAACAGGCAAGCCATGCTTCCGTGTGGTAAAAGCACACGAGCAGTAG
- a CDS encoding condensin complex subunit 2 yields MQPFRAPSTSAAAARRDASGRRGGIGGEKRMPSSSLMPGVGRRIVSQGLARTQQRTGELEGAPSAALQVDNTSFEEWMKMATDNKINATNTWSFALIDYFHDMSLLRSDSGDGSINFQKASCTLDGCVKVWTSRVDSVMAETGRLLSGLQDEDASSAQADTSQDMGDHSRVDEVEEGDERPRAKRRQRAQEVTLAKSFSQLQVKRFDLEFSVDPLFKKTSADFDEDGAGGLLMNHLHVDDQMKVVFDASDVAATMEEDVDAHDSSDHATTEELASWDLEKLRARLYAAAAQLDPSVLSIQSEPLSALLENRMICPSTSTFTFADDNEAALPSMQLDLEEEAMDIQDVDQDGLDFFDGQVGEIDEDDEEERGAFDVALTHDTKTTTSDHDRLFDYFDNTKNWAGPEHWKMTRLHMSLATPVPEKPAEAAPDKAVKARRTKESQVIDFLSADPPPSAKELFAPGTAPSAISLSKTAQTATDRHLLPEDHHFNSKRLLRLFLKPKAQILLQRKRQPANTPGALGGAWDDDDLAWGADNAPSADDGAVFDTGLFEEHDPYEDVLAAPSLEAETGMADAFDVDSDIDEEAWGAEALRRVRPEFVDHARRAKQVDVKKLKDNIWQSLSLDGHEPKSFSQALEELQSMYAPSKFSEISTSFCFICLLHLANEEGLEIQVPTGEEPASAGAILSATRTGQMEHDDDDGHVGHLERLRIRRDPAVPIVA; encoded by the coding sequence ATGCAGCCGTTCCGCGCACCGAGCACGAgtgcggcagcagctcgacgcgATGCATCTGGGCGCAGAGGTGGGATAGGAGGAGAGAAGCGCATGCCCTCATCCTCACTCATGCCGGGTGTGGGTCGTCGCATTGTATCACAAGGTCTTGCCCGtacgcagcagcgcacaGGTGAACTGGAAGGGGCACCCTCTGCGGCTCTCCAGGTCGACAATACGAGTTTTGAGGAGTGGATGAAAATGGCCACGGACAACAAAATCAATGCTACTAATACTTGGTCCTTTGCTTTGATTGACTACTTTCACGACATGTCCCTTCTTCGGTCCGATTCGGGGGATGGCTCCATCAACTTCCAAAAGGCATCCTGTACATTGGATGGGTGTGTCAAGGTGTGGACGAGTCGTGTGGATAGTGTGATGGCTGAGACTGGCCGTCTGCTCAGTGGTCTGCAGGATGAAGATGCATCATCGGCACAGGCAGACACATCTCAGGACATGGGCGATCATTCTCGCGTAGATGAAGTGGAAGAGGGAGATGAACGTCCCAGAGCCAAGAGGAGGCAACGCGCACAAGAAGTCACGCTAGCCAAAAGCTTCTCTCAGCTCCAGGTGAAGCGCTTTGATCTCGAATTTTCCGTGGACCCCTTGTTTAAGAAGACAAGTGCCGACTTTGACGAGGATGGCGCGGGAGGTCTACTCATGAATCATCTACATGTGGATGATCAGATGAAGGTCGTGTTTGATGCATCAGATGTGGCTGCTACGATGGAGGAGGATGTGGACGCGCATGACTCCAGCGATCACGCAACTACCGAGGAGCTGGCTTCATGGGACCTTGAAAAGCTTCGTGCGCGGCTGTatgcagctgcggcgcagTTAGATCCTTCCGTACTTTCGATTCAGTCGGAGCCGCTCAGCGCACTACTCGAGAATCGTATGATATGTCCCTCGACGTCCACGTTTACTTTCGCTGACGACAATGAAGCTGCGCTTCCCTCTATGCAATTGGAcctggaagaagaggcgATGGATATCCAAGATGTAGATCAGGATGGCCTTGACTTTTTCGATGGACAGGTCGGCGAAatcgacgaagacgacgaagaggagcgTGGGGCCTTTGATGTGGCTCTCACTCACGATACCAAGACCACTACCAGTGATCACGACCGACTGTTTGACTACTTTGACAATACCAAGAACTGGGCAGGCCCAGAGCACTGGAAAATGACGCGCTTGCACATGTCTTTAGcgacgcctgtgcctgaAAAACCCGCGGAAGCTGCACCAGACAAGGCAGTCAAAGCTCGGCGTACAAAGGAATCTCAGGTCATTGACTTTTTGAGTGCGGACCCACCGCCTTCTGCCAAGGAGCTTTTTGCGCCCGGCACAGCACCCAGTGCCATTTCGCTCAGCAAAACAGCGCAAACAGCCACGGACCGGCATTTACTGCCCGAGGATCATCATTTCAACTCCAAACGGCTCTTGCGCCTTTTCCTTAAACCCAAAGCACAGATCCTCTTACAACGCAAGCGACAGCCTGCAAATACACCAGGCGCCCTTGGCGGAGCATGGGATGACGATGATCTTGCATGGGGTGCTGACAATGCGCCATCAGCTGATGATGGTGCTGTTTTCGATACAGGCCTATTTGAAGAGCATGATCCGTACGAGGATGTGCTTGCAGCTCCTTCCCTCGAAGCAGAGACAGGAATGGCAGATGCATTTGATGTTGACAGCGACATTGACGAGGAAGCATGGGGTGCAGAGGCACTTCGTCGTGTGCGACCCGAGTTCGTGGATCATGCGAGGCGTGCCAAGCAAGTCGACGTCAAGAAACTCAAGGACAATATATGGCAATCACTTTCGCTGGACGGACATGAACCCAAGTCCTTTTCACAGGCACTTGAGGAACTCCAGTCGATGTACGCGCCGTCCAAATTCAGCGAAATTAGCACGTCCTTCTGTTTTATCTGTCTCTTGCATCTCGCGAATGAGGAGGGTCTCGAAATCCAAGTGCCTACTGGTGAGGAGCCCGCTTCCGCTGGTGCTATTCTGTCCGCTACGCGGACGGGTCAAAtggagcacgacgacgacgacgggcATGTAGGCCACttggagcgcctgcgcatccGTCGCGACCCTGCTGTGCCCATCGTAGCCTGA
- a CDS encoding 2-acylglycerol O-acyltransferase 2 produces the protein MATMEKMSSEEFSAQVDKLTHFHEQKPIRDIRVVGVMQWGLMPFIAFFLTFWILSYPILWPVSILYLIYMFADPSPERAGKQPSWTRKSTLFRWFADYFPFKVHKTADLDPSGNYLFGYHPHGIFGFGTVCAFSTRAAGFDEKFPGLKPHVLTLHQNFLLPFYREYLMLFGLRSVSRKSCDTILQSGPGESIVIVVGGAQESLAAHSGYMDLTLKRRKGFVKVALSTGASLVPVISFGENELFYQLKNDRQSTLYKVQQKLKSLFGFTVPILIGRGFSHFYYGWVPYCRPVNVVIGAPIPVQKTPNATPEQVDALHEQYVQALVKLWDEHKDTYAPHRIADIRLVD, from the coding sequence ATGGCAACCATGGAAAAGATGTCTTCCGAGGAGTTCAGTGCCCAGGTTGACAAGCTTACTCACTTTCATGAACAAAAGCCCATTAGGGATATAAGAGTGGTGGGAGTGATGCAATGGGGCTTGATGCCATTCATCGCTTTCTTCCTCACGTTCTGGATTCTTTCGTATCCTATCCTATGGCCCGTGTCTATTCTTTATCTGATCTACATGTTCGCTGATCCATCGCCTGAGCGCGCGGGTAAGCAGCCCAGCTGGACGCGGAAAAGCACCTTGTTTCGCTGGTTTGCCGACTACTTTCCGTTCAAGGTGCATAAAACGGCCGACCTGGATCCGAGTGGAAACTACCTCTTTGGCTACCACCCACATGGTATTTTTGGCTTCGGCACAGTGTGTGCCTTCAGCACAAGAGCGGCTGGCTTCGATGAAAAGTTTCCAGGCTTGAAGCCTCATGTCCTGACCTTGCACCAAAACTTTTTACTTCCATTTTACCGCGAGTATCTCATGCTGTTTGGTCTGCGTTCCGTATCGCGTAAAAGTTGCGACACTATTCTTCAGTCGGGGCCTGGCGAATCGATCGTGATCGTGGTGGGTGGTGCACAGGAAAGCCTCGCGGCGCACTCTGGGTACATGGACTTGACACTGAAGCGTCGTAAGGGCTTTGTTAAGGTGGCTTTGTCTACCGGTGCCAGCCTTGTGCCCGTGATTTCGTTTGGCGAGAATGAGCTGTTTTACCAGCTCAAAAACGACCGTCAGTCAACGCTGTACAAGGTGCAGCAGAAGCTGAAGTCCCTATTTGGTTTCACGGTGCCCATTTTGATTGGGCGCGGCTTTTCTCACTTCTACTATGGCTGGGTACCGTATTGCCGTCCTGTCAACGTTGTGATTGGTGCACCGATTCCCGTCCAGAAAACCCCTAACGCTACGCCCGAGCAggtggatgcgctgcacgagcaaTATGTCCAGGCTCTCGTCAAGCTTTGGGACGAGCACAAGGACACGTACGCGCCACACCGGATCGCTGACATACGTCTCGTAGATTAG
- a CDS encoding histidine phosphatase translates to MQESRPAALLTLVRHAESMANVDRVLQGVCDAPLSPRGLKQLQQLEDAWRPTSASLNLFDLPKPTLIVTSPIGRAKRTSCAIARGCGINTLPESDTTIFRSAHCEAPQHVAHDTVRADAGLSERHFGTAECTRKMQPVQGYERPPSKELGRAESVTAFYKRAADVGVKWMDWLETYARHNLQDRGSPDSDDQNKAPDTIPHLVLVSHGQWINAFLQQHLPDTWEKADLYYIQSANTSLFTIGLHVTPTSRRLELLRRNDTRHLDETTRPSKRGRRAKPPQRTTLTALWS, encoded by the coding sequence ATGCAGGAATCACGGCCGGCGGCCTTGCtgacgctcgtgcgtcaTGCCGAGTCGATGGCCAATGTAGACCGCGTGCTCCAAGGGGTATGTGATGCCCCTCTTTCTCCTAGAGGATTAAAGCAACTACAGCAGCTGGAGGATGCGTGGCGACCAACGTCAGCGAGTCTGAATCTATTTGATCTTCCTAAGCCAACCCTGATCGTGACCAGCCCCATAGGTCGTGCCAAGCGGACATCCTGTGCGATAGCTCGTGGATGTGGTATCAATACTTTGCCAGAGAGCGATACCACGATATTTCGGTCAGCGCACTGCGAAGCACCTCAGCACGTTGCGCATGACACTGTGCGTGCCGATGCTGGGCTGTCCGAGCGCCACTTTGGCACTGCAGAATGCACGCGAAAAATGCAGCCCGTCCAAGGATACGAACGCCCGCCGAGCAAGGAGCTAGGGCGAGCCGAATCTGTGACCGCATTTTACAAGCGCGCGGCGGACGTCGGCGTCAAATGGATGGACTGGCTCGAGACCTATGCGCGACATAACCTCCAAGATCGAGGCTCACCGGACTCAGATGATCAAAACAAGGCACCCGATACGATACCCCacctcgtgctcgtctCGCACGGCCAATGGATCAATGCTTTTTTGCAGCAGCATTTGCCTGATACATGGGAAAAAGCAGATCTGTATTACATACAAAGCGCGAATACGTCGCTATTCACTATCGGTCTCCATGTCACGCCTACGTCTCGGCGTCTGGAGCTTCTTCGACGTAATGATACACGGCACCTGGACGAGACAACGCGGCCCTCGAAACGTGGTCGGCGTGCCAAGCCCCCACAGCGAACGACACTCACGGCGCTCTGGTCGTAG
- a CDS encoding lysophospholipase, with translation MKLSVVLFVAASCLLAGTQVQATYKDGKGTTHWEQHELDTAISPDERERLVETMVKAHQIVDKERSKQRRYSPKDTYAPVNVPCPPMPEGDNYVGFVRNATNQSLNPNEAAYVKRHRQNNKRRWADWLKRAGMDDNGVPGGVDSFLSDERNQPRVGFAASGGGYRAMLVALGVAQGFDERNKTAMDRGVGGLLQLADYFAGLSGGSWATGSMAINDWPTMQSLVDDIMDLSSNLIKPSHDKLSFYKDLFNDVSDKKDAGFPVSISDYWSRALSYQLLNKTDHSPMFVHHGQRTTYSDIVNTTSFKDASYPLPIVLSIGRPPNEIMINPNATYFEFTPFEFGTWQPYLQAFFPVGYLGSDMRNGKQNAKDKSCVANYDNFGYVVGTSSTLFNGAYTAFLEGNKTGVLNDILKKILEDTDKGYNDVAPVPNPFKGYRTDSNVFWQEKYIDLVDGGEANQNIPFEPLLQPARELDMIIGIDVGSDHAGWPNGTDLWETQRRMQLDEFSYMAFPKVPEMKTFVNRGYNTRPTFFGCNPKNATNADKASRPAPLVVYLPNYPYTYMTNASTFELAYNVEHQHRMLDNSVDIATMGGNMSNWHECLACASVLRSLQRSNTKVPSKCQKCLDMYCWDGTEDESEPGMYTPPTGAPAFVASHGKKNVKPPVTGSNDTSESTIGEIMGSKDDTGNSAPKAAMMPLAMSAAMVCATVLTMLM, from the coding sequence ATGAAGTTGTCCGTGGTGCTGTTTGTAGCCGCGTCATGCTTGCTTGCTGGCACGCAGGTGCAAGCTACATACAAAGATGGAAAAGGTACAACACATTGGGAGCAGCATGAGCTGGATACGGCTATTTCGCCTGATGAGCGTGAGCGCTTGGTCGAAACCATGGTCAAAGCTCATCAGATTGTGGATAAGGAGCGTAGCAAGCAGCGTCGCTACTCCCCTAAGGACACGTATGCGCCCGTAAACGTCCCGTGTCCCCCTATGCCTGAAGGCGACAACTACGTCGGGTTTGTGCGCAACGCTACGAACCAGTCCTTGAACCCCAATGAAGCCGCGTATGTGAAACGCCACCGCCAAAACAACAAGAGGCGCTGGGCTGACTGGCTTAAGCGTGCTGGTATGGATGACAATGGTGTTCCTGGCGGCGTGGACAGCTTTCTCAGCGACGAGAGGAACCAACCCAGGGTGGGTTTCGCCGCCAGCGGTGGTGGTTACCGAGCCATGCTTGTGGCGCTGGGTGTAGCACAGGGCTTTGACGAACGCAACAAGACAGCCATGGATCGTGGTGTGGGTGGACTTTTGCAGCTCGCCGACTACTTCGCTGGTCTGTCGGGTGGCTCTTGGGCGACGGGCTCTATGGCCATCAACGACTGGCCTACGATGCAGAGCCTCGTTGACGACATTATGGACTTGTCGTCGAACCTTATCAAGCCGAGCCACGACAAGCTGTCGTTCTACAAAGACTTGTTCAATGATGTGTCTGACAAGAAAGATGCTGGCTTCCCTGTCTCGATCAGTGACTACTGGAGTCGTGCGCTATCGTATCAGCTGCTGAACAAGACGGACCATAGTCCCATGTTTGTCCACCACGGCCAGCGTACGACGTACTCGGATATTGTCAACACAACGAGCTTTAAGGATGCAAGCTACCCTCTCCCCATTGTTCTGAGTATTGGCCGCCCCCCGAACGAGATCATGATCAATCCAAACGCGACGTACTTTGAGTTCACGCCCTTTGAGTTTGGTACGTGGCAGCCGTACCTGCAGGCTTTCTTCCCTGTCGGCTATCTCGGCTCTGATATGCGGAACGGCAAGCAGAATGCCAAAGACAAGTCGTGTGTGGCCAACTATGACAACTTTGGCTACGTGGTCGGCACGTCCAGTACGCTATTCAATGGCGCTTACACGGCGTTCCTGGAAGGTAATAAGACGGGTGTTTTGAACGATATTTTGAAGAAGATCTTGGAAGATACGGACAAGGGCTACAATGATGtggcgcctgtgccgaaTCCTTTCAAGGGCTACCGTACGGACTCGAACGTGTTTTGGCAAGAAAAATACATCGATTTGGTCGACGGTGGTGAGGCAAACCAGAACATTCCCTTTGAACCGCTCTTGCAGCCCGCTCGTGAGCTGGACATGATTATTGGTATTGACGTCGGCTCGGACCATGCTGGCTGGCCCAACGGCACGGATCTCTGGGAGACGCAACGCCGTATGCAGCTGGACGAGTTCTCGTACATGGCGTTCCCCAAGGTGCCAGAGATGAAGACGTTTGTAAACAGGGGATACAACACGCGCCCCACGTTCTTTGGATGCAACCCAAAGAACGCTACCAACGCTGACAAGGCgtcgcgcccagcgcccTTGGTCGTGTATCTCCCCAACTATCCCTACACTTATATGACGAACGCAAGTACGTTTGAACTGGCCTACAACGTCGAGCATCAACACCGCATGCTCGACAACTCGGTGGATATCGCTACCATGGGTGGTAACATGTCCAACTGGCACGAGTGCCTGGCGTGTGCATCCGTcttgcgctcgctgcagcGAAGCAACACCAAGGTTCCCAGCAAGTGTCAAAAGTGTCTCGACATGTACTGCTGGGATGGCACGGAAGACGAGTCTGAGCCGGGCATGTACACGCCGCCTACGGGTGCGCCGGCGTTTGTTGCGTCGCACGGCAAGAAGAATGTCAAGCCCCCGGTGACGGGCTCCAATGACACCTCGGAATCGACTATTGGTGAGATCATGGGATCCAAGGACGATACGGGTAATAGTGCTCCGAAGGCAGCGATGATGCCACTGGCTATGAGTGCGGCTATGGTGTGTGCTACTGTACTCACGATGCTCATGTAG
- a CDS encoding translation factor GUF1, mitochondrial encodes MILRALRRASCVLRVRALHHSCVSLKQATIPYDELETRTFSIIAHIDHGKSTLADRLLECTNTIPSHASNKQVLDKLKVERDRGITVKSQAVSMLYQTPERAKPLLLNLIDTPGHVDFAYEVRRSLSVCQSALLVVDATQGIQAQTISVYRIAEQCGLTVIPVLNKVDLPASNPEQCAEQLRDILGMDTTVHTPLHVSAKTGQGVDRVLEALVERTPPLPGMQRQDREPPGLRALVFDSWYDKYRGVIALISVMDGAVRKGDMIEAYHSGKRYEVLDLGLNHPEPVSVPILRKGQVGWLITTMKDTEEASIGDTFHRAHETVEPLPGFRPALPTVFAGIFPTDKSEFLKLEDAIQRLCINDRSISIQKETMTALGQGYRLGFLGTLHLDVFRQRLEDEYDHEILVTTPTVPFRITYNDETQVLCSNPADFPDEGTKKLHVACLEEPSVKGSLVCPEEYTGAMMELCAEHRGEQLDIEFSRAAQAQSQVYMQYRLPLAEIVTDFFDKLKSRSSGFASFDYEEDEYISSDLVKLTFLVAGAPVDALDMVLHRSKASLVGRTFAQRLKDAIPRQQFEIKVQACVGGKVVASETVRAYRKDVTAGLYGGHYERKLKHLNKQKEGKKRLKAMSLGRVQVPHKAFMDILDTRST; translated from the coding sequence ATGATCCTGCGTGCCCTTCGCAGAGCTTCGtgtgtgctgcgcgtgcgagCACTGCACCACAGCTGTGTGTCGCTAAAGCAGGCAACGATACCCTATGATGAGCTTGAGACACGCACGTTTTCGATCATTGCGCATATTGACCATGGAAAATCGACACTCGCCGATCGACTCTTGGAGTGCACGAACACCATTCCGAGCCATGCATCCAACAAACAGGTTCTCGATAAGCTCAAAGTCGAGCGTGATCGTGGCATCACTGTCAAATCGCAGGCTGTGAGCATGCTGTACCAGACGCCTGAGCGTGCGAAACCGCTTCTCCTCAATCTGATCGATACGCCGGGCCACGTCGACTTTGCCTACGaggtgcgccgctcgctcTCTGTGTGTCAATCGGCACTGCTGGTGGTAGATGCGACACAGGGTATTCAGGCGCAGACCATTTCCGTGTACAGGATTGCTGAACAGTGTGGATTGACCGTGATTCCTGTCCTGAACAAGGTCGACTTGCCCGCCTCGAACCCTGAGCAATGTGCGGAGCAGCTTCGAGACATTCTTGGCATGGATACCACCGTACATACGCCGCTCCATGTGAGTGCCAAGACGGGCCAGGGCGTGGATCGAGTGCtcgaggccctcgtcgagcgcacgccgccgctccCAGGCATGCAGAGGCAGGATCGAGAGCCGCCAGGtctgcgcgcgctcgtgTTCGACAGCTGGTACGACAAGTATCGTGGCGTGATTGCCCTCATAAGCGTCATGGACGGCGCTGTGCGGAAGGGCGATATGATCGAGGCGTACCACAGTGGCAAGCGGTACGAAGTACTGGACCTGGGCCTCAACCATCCCGAGCCGGTGTCTGTGCCGATCTTGCGCAAAGGCCAGGTGGGATGGCTCATTACCACCATGAAGGACACGGAAGAGGCGAGTATCGGCGACACGTTTCACCGCGCGCATGAGACCGTCGAGCCGCTGCCAGGGTTCAGACCCGCCCTGCCCACCGTCTTCGCGGGCATTTTTCCCACGGACAAGAGCGAGTTTCTCAAGCTGGAAGATGCGATTCAGCGGCTCTGTATCAACGACCGATCTATCTCGATCCAAAAAGAGACGATGACCGCCCTCGGCCAGGGCTATCGCCTAGGCTTCCTCGGCACACTGCATTTGGACGTGTTccggcagcgcctcgaAGATGAATACGACCACGAGATCCTTGTCACAACGCCCACAGTCCCCTTCCGCATCACATACAACGACGAGACGCAAGTCCTGTGCTCGAATCCTGCCGATTTTCCCGACGAGGGCACGAAAAAGCTGCATgtcgcgtgcctcgaggAGCCTAGCGTCAAGGGCTCGCTGGTGTGCCCCGAAGAGTACACGGGCGCCATGATGGAGCTGTGTGCCGAGCACCgcggcgagcagctcgacatTGAGTTCTCGCGGGCTGCGCAGGCACAGTCGCAGGTGTACATGCAGTACCGTCTGCCGCTCGCTGAGATTGTGACCGACTTTTTCGATAAGCTCAAGTCACGCAGCTCGGGCTTTGCGTCGTTTGATTATGAGGAAGACGAATACATCTCGTCCGACCTTGTCAAGCTCACGTTcctcgtcgccggcgcACCTGTCGATGCtctcgacatggtgctgCACCGTTCCAAAGCATCACTCGTCGGGCGCACATTCGCGCAGCGACTCAAAGACGCCATTCCGCGCCAGCAATTTGAGATCAAGGTACAGGCgtgcgtcggtggcaagGTCGTGGCGAGCGAGACGGTACGTGCGTACAGAAAAGATGTGACCGCTGGTCTCTATGGCGGACACTATGAACGAAAACTCAAGCACCTCAATAAGCAAAAGGAGGGCAAAAAGCGGCTCAAGGCCATGTCGCTTGGCCGCGTGCAAGTGCCACACAAGGCATTCATGGATATCCTCGACACGCGCTCTACATGA
- a CDS encoding mRNA export factor: protein MGTKVISVGADKVARCFDLNTNQAGVVAQHNDTIRCVRWTRVFGGALVTGGWDKSVKIWKIEPQPTLITSMDLPERVYAMDVIGFIIIVAMAERKIMAFQCNEATGTAQQVVDQFSPLKFQTRSLAALPEGDGFALGGTEGRVAVHYFHDPPDPKDGKVKKFAFRCHRRTNADHPDVPRNETQLYPVNAIAFNAQGTFATGGGDGSISFWCKASRTRLKTFETKGSAMAPKELFKTNPNRLPVTAIAFNMDASIFAYALGYDWHKGYQGATTEAHVFIHPVNPEDIKKRPPKA, encoded by the coding sequence ATGGGCACCAAAGTGATTTCAGTGGGAGCTGACAAGGTGGCGCGTTGCTTTGATCTAAATACGAACCAGGCCGgtgtcgtggcgcagcataATGATACAATCCGCTGTGTCCGGTGGACCCGTGTCTTTGGTGGCGCTCTTGTGACTGGTGGGTGGGACAAGAGTGTCAAGATCTGGAAGATTGAGCCACAGCCCACCCTCATAACCTCGATGGATTTGCCTGAGCGTGTGTACGCGATGGATGTGATTGGCTTCATTATCATTGtcgccatggccgagcGCAAGATTATGGCGTTTCAGTGCAATGAGGCCACCGGTACGGCTCAGCAGGTCGTGGACCAGTTTAGTCCGCTCAAGTTCCAGACACGCTCGCTGGCAGCTCTTCCCGAAGGTGACGGATTTGCGCTGGGAGGTACGGAAGGGCGTGTGGCCGTGCACTACTTCCACGACCCGCCGGATCCGAAAGATGGCAAGGTCAAAAAGTTTGCATTCCGTTGCCATCGACGGACGAATGCTGATCATCCAGATGTGCCGCGCAACGAGACGCAGCTGTACCCCGTGAATGCGATTGCCTTCAATGCGCAGGGCACATTTGCTACGGGTGGTGGTGATGGCTCTATCAGCTTCTGGTGCAAAGCCAGTCGTACGCGTCTAAAAACGTTTGAGACGAAAGgctcggcgatggcgcCCAAGGAGCTCTTTAAGACGAATCCGAATCGCCTGCCGGTGACAGCGATTGCATTTAATATGGACGCATCGATCTTTGCCTACGCGCTGGGCTACGACTGGCACAAGGGATACCAGGGTGCTACGACAGAGGCACATGTATTTATCCACCCCGTCAATCCCGAAGATATCAAGAAGCGTCCCCCGAAAGCATAG
- a CDS encoding large subunit ribosomal protein L24e produces MKVEICSFSNRKVYPAKGRLFVRGDSRVFRFQGSKPESLFHQRKNPRKIAWTVLYRRMHKKGVTEEVAKKRSRRTIKSQRGVVGASIDQINTHRNQRPEVREAARKEHIAKTKEAKKARQAERKANRQAAGANTAVARQQAKSTARSGGGLKA; encoded by the exons ATGAAGGTCGAGATTTGCTCGTTCTCGAACAGGAAGGTCTACCC AGCTAAGGGAAGGCTCTTTGTCCGTGGTGACAGCAGG GTGTTCCGCTTCCAGGGCTCGAAGCCAGAGTCGCTGTTCCACCAGCGCAAGAACCCTCGTAAGATCGCCTGGACGGTGCTGTACCGCCGTATGCACAAGAAGGGCGTTACTGAGGAAGTGGCGAAGAAGCGCTCGCGTCGCACCATCAAGAGCCAgcgtggcgtcgtgggTGCCTCGATCGACCAGATCAACACCCACCGTAACCAGAGGCCAGAGGTGCGTGAGGCCGCGCGCAAGGAGCACATCGCCAAGACAAAGGAAGCTAAGAAGGCTCGTCAGGCTGAGCGCAAGGCCAACCGGCAGGCGGCTGGTGCCAACACTGCCGTGGCGCGCCAGCAGGCCAAGTCTACGGCCCGTAGCGGCGGTGGTCTGAAGGCATAA